tttcttttctattttatatttcctttttttatttcggttattttttattccctttatttttcatttgctctcccggtgctccccagtaacacccagtgctccccaacaaccctcagtaacacccagtgctccccagtgcaccccagtaacacccagtgctcctcaacaacccccagtaacacccagtgctccccaggaaacacccagtgctccccaacaacccccagtaacacccagtgctccccaaaaattgaccccaaaccaacccaaatcaccccaaaagctgacccaaaactgaccccaaaacctgacccaaatcttcccaaaagctgacccaaaactgaccccaatcaccccaaaagctgacccaaaagtgacccaaatcacccccaaacaatgaccccaaactgaccccaaaaactgactcaaatcatcccaaaaactgacccaaaactctgcatttatttggcatcatttcctctcaaaaacaacacctccgatttagttgattgctaaagccatcattttaaaatcatctcaggaatcaaaagggactggaaaacacacacaaatcattcctgcacccaccaaatcattaggaattggaacccgattccctcatctctctccttgttcttcttgcctggaaaacctgatgatccccactggctatttttaggctgcttttcttccacagctcctttctcccggctgaaacctcctggcacattcagggcttatctggagggaagcccctctgaagtatttcctctcgtggcaattctgtgggatgaagaagtaaaaaaagcacgtcaagagctccttctacccccttccttcgcaaacaccctcccagtttgtccttggcagctccatccccccggcacccgcacccgacgcttcggctccgctgggaaagggacagcaagtgcacaagcaagttcagtgctgggcagggctccctggggaacggcacttcagtgctttagtccgtggcctttcctgctgccctccctcctggaggcagaggatgacccggcccttgtttctcccacgctcgcagacccaggtcctgctcctttggccccacttttcttagcagacccggcatcatttcccagggtccccaggaaacttctgcacttgacccattgctaagtgcagagcacagggcaagggaaggacataTTTctcggcacccaccccctggaattttccttctctgcagcacgctccgttcccgctgtctctggaggtgcccgcacgagtcctccttctcccagcacctcagagaatgtccttttcacccaggtcctgcttaccgtcgtccaacaaaacacgctgacaacatttttcaggatgccagtggagagatattagagcacactgcacagggaaactgagcctgccccatccctgcaagtgttccaggccaggctggacgggactgggagcatccaaccggggacagtggaaggtgtccctgcccacggaagacaggctggcttttgaaggtccccttcaaaccaaatcgctctgggattcccctccaaaatcactaccaaagggacacagcaatcaaagcagagggactgcactcgccagcttttcttacctgcaggcacacacacagcacagcagcttgctaaaggtaaggtttctatctgcacagaaacccagcaatgaacacctgctctaaggggacagaaagctgcttgtgaatccagacacaggacagactccatcagcacctactcgcctcatctaaggaacagtgcagccaacagcagagctttctcatattctgatctgactgtttcgccttttctaaagtatttcattatttctagtaggtccactgctttagctacacagcggggtttcttccaaacctgtgactgacacaggaaGAGCTAAGTGTGACCAACcccacaggaactaaagccccgctcctctaacatggagctgctttcacatttctgctgtgaggacaaagaagcactgtactacttcacaaggcaaactcttcagaaaacttctgcagtaaactttatcttcctggggaggtacctgccagtgtgctgccctgcacacacacgctgcccatgtccttccacaagtgttccagctgctctctcttttgtttattttgagctttctcccgtagacaaagatttacctgtggattctgagaacatttaaaacatcaggagaagagaaacctcacccaaacccagcagcctgtcccccagtcagagagcagaagtcactacgcaggtcttacatttcaactcaggttacacagaacttcGGACTAAGCGtggaaagcaacctccagtcaggtgggattctaggacgttttcagcagcgccgggaagccaaactctgtgtagctgtgcctgcagagaactgtcctttggacagccagaactcaaggtgagcagagctactgattttggcactgcgatcagtctttcttactaagtcaaactagttactcttcactggtgcaggaagatacagggatagtctcaacaaatccctttggaaattatttttaagaactctctgtccatctgaatggaagacacaatcttatttcccaatcattttcacacaattagctcaaatattagcactaaaccagtgagcaacatctgtttacaaaatctttagttttgtaaagatatgctccaccacatctaggaaaaaaaaggcaaatggtggactccttcaggacaggagttttcccacagtgagtacgactagtaaatgaaatgttagaccctctcaacataaaggcaattgtgtgcCTAAAAGCgacccaagatacactgttcaggtgtaaaacagctaaaaacacttaccagtgttttttctcaggcgctcgtattctggccgatactctctgaaaaggtgaataaagggagtgcattcagtctgaaaaacacatgatttgtattgcataaggatcatcctggaggcttctttttactcacaaaaaaaagttttctctaggctttcatgtttgagagacatttcagaaagacagtacttttttccccagatttggattctgaaaccaatggatgcaaaatcaatgaacatacttcattaaaacagcaacaattcaaaacttggtatggaactacaagaaaaaaattacttcacagacttgctggcacagatagcttttactttttcacggaacagcacaaaaaatcatccctgaatagttcctttttactgctgcttttatgctgatactggacaccctaagctaccttggctatggcaactgtacactccttcaaatcaaaggagcagactcatgaatcaggaccttcaggaagtggtcactgggtcgcggaccagaagttatccccttacctctcctactcatctacagctttagaaagctgggtaaaaatctcccccagtcctgtgccaaacactgcagaaacaccaacacctggaaaagagaacacaccagaactagagagtaactgagccagatttttaatacagaaaaaaaaccaaaataaaaacaaacaaacaaacaatcccccacaacgacaacaaaaaaaatcaacaccaccgaaaaacccaacaacaacgaactactaatctaaacctaacaacacccatttaatcagcacagtggcctaagagtgggcagtaacacttctgcttctgtccagcccgctttcaaactcttcctccacttgctgttcatgtttgttacttctgctttttggttgtcggtgattttgtgtttggtgagttgttggggtattttgggggtgtttctttggggaaggaggtttgtttggtactttgtaacactgtagggcaattcaaaagaaaggtcaagtctttctgctgtttacttctttattgttaataacccaagttctcattctgcatctagggttataagtggttagcaagtatcagtgtactagaattaaagtgcaaaagagacaacaagaaaCTGACctttggctctgaaatagtctaatactttttatttagccaaagcacatttaaaaggtccccagaacagcaagagagggagaatttaatcagttgctatgacaatacattcaaaatgcacatctactttctaatttcagCTTGTCTCTCGttacacttctggccatttgttctgcttgtattaaatcaattctctaaaaataccttgaattaagactattaccagccagaatcctacatcctctaacgaaaattctccctctttttcatagcaagacagtctcaactactgacttccaaatggaagacctttcccaacacagccttgcatttgatcattaatacagtaaatatgcagacagctctccaaaggattttaagcattaaggccaggcgctgtgccaatatatatcaatatttatactttccctgcacttcagtacaagctgccttttactccgtaatcctcctcatatgacctgctctccatccagtgctccaacagtcctgacagcagataaacatgacctgatcagcaaataaggaacaggaagtatgttagttctgtatatgggaccactacaatcccttttgaaattctgtatattgttccacaCAGGACACTtacaatagttttggtttggctctgttatcattatctacatgaatggaatcatttcgttcctgtaatatccacacagccaagaaggcttgctttttctttagtaaaagctgatgacaaacacaatcagctaaaacctttagcacagactatgggatcattaacagcctccagtgtatactgttgtcagagaaacaattaatttgtcctctcaaaacctggttgagtggaataacaatcttcttcttgcacaagcaaatataaagggtttttttgttcatttatttgcttttgagattctttcccttcttcctatgtagtacattgcccaactgtacttgacactttcagaacaaggaaaattacctcaggtgggaaatgctgcagcaaagaacactgcctcttaccagcctatctgagctttcatcttgtgattaatcacagttcaatattaaattattcaggctgccattcagtgtgacaagctgcagtgtaacaagctgcagtgtgacctcaacacaggtcatcaacagattacagttcAAAAGGGCAGTGCCAAGccctttacagaaggacagaatggtgggggttggacaatacctctggagatcatctagtccagtctctcctgctcaaaaagcgggattaggcagaagaggttgctcacaactttgcctgagcaaaagtgttttaagcatctccaggcatggagactccacaatttctctggaccagtccagaggagaacttcttaagttattgttttcagtgggaaggtagggacagaaacaagcgatcccaaaacttcaaacccatccccacagcggtccagagcagcttgagaccaggctcctgccttcccagggccaggctcttctctctgcgaggcacccaccagccggtgcgctgccctgcccggcggcccccGAGCGCCTCAGGTgccggcccggccaacgcctcgcCCTGCACGGGCGCCgcttccaaaatcactacccaagagacacagcaatcaaagcagagggactgcactcccagcttttcttacctgcaggcacacacagcacagcacgttggacataaaagccacagggttagtcctgccagaggcggccggcacacccacggcgaccgaagggaaagagggagcctgggaacacggagtaaaagacaccttaattaggactacactgagcactagccaggtcattcccacagacagcttcaccgtccagtcacacaaaaagcactgacctaccagggcctcagttaggatggctcctgacgctgacacctccgtttgccccgggggatcaagaagaacatccctgggaagaagtcacccccaacagcaaaaaggcaaaattagtgaagcacggggtcctcttctgactagattgccaccagcattccatagcaaatgccacgactattctgttacagacgagaaaaccctgttctcccaaacaaacagcaaggagatttatgggcacgcctggaaatttcctgtgaggaactttttgtaactaagtagcaggtgctgtcttgagttgaaggcatcaatttgacagacacttagtacagcagactcttcagcagagcaattaattgctgcctatttgaacagcaggggagagaaaatgacagtcgaagggaagacgagaaaagcagaactggaatcagcagccttttcttccatctctcccgagaaagcctagtttgtctgttctaataattctatgcccttttctacaggaaacttagaccaaggctgaaaaaacaactagaaaacacggagagaagctttttagaattccacgtgattttcccaaaccgatcccagaaaagcagaactcggtagaatgtactcacctcgaggcctttggtctttttttccataagcttcgtcacctgattgaaaaagcagagtagactcggtatttaggctcacaacaggaaaacttcccctttgtttcctaaaagaaactacattaatctgcacagctgcaggcgcgtctccagctgttaaagcctttcagctttccagagggtgagaatgccctgctagggaaggctgaaaaatgctcggagcctgcacaggtcaaagagccccttgaTTTTGTCcgtgttccagtccctggctaaagaaagggcagaagaagcgcagctgttgcttgccttttccctcagaggttttgccaggcgccgggccagcccgggcactgcgggggaaggccggcagcgcccaaagcccgccgctttccccgggggcgtcgcttgcgagagcgcccccgagcgccgggccccgcctcacagtcgccgcctggcggacacggccgggagcggcgctgcagccgcgcgcggcgctgcagccgcgcgcccccccccaccccttggcgagacccgcggcgcctttcgcgagtacgggcctttgttccctaaaacctgcccttccctaggaaaagctgagcagttcacagagttgctgtttccagcccagcttcccaaaggatttctctctcccggcagcacacacaggggccccgaggcagcgcagaccctccccgcgggggagggggggggcgcaatgccagggcacatccgaacccggccctgcggcggcacgcaggtgcaagtttctccgcagaggcgagaaacttgcctgtcgcttcccctgcctgcagtcgccgatggccgcgggagaggcagaagagcggccgcgcccccccgccgcgTCCCCCACCGCGCCCAggttaccccggggacgatctccgtcgcatctgccgccgtgggtcgcttccagggggggaaggcggcggcgcaaccccgacagcatctccaggccacggcgggaccgagcggggcgggggcgggagcgggagcgggagcgggagcgggagcggggcggggggcggtgcCGAGACGGGGGCTGCGcgcgccggtgcctgccgccgcccacgaacctgccgcctGCGCCCGGCGCCGCGGAGCGCCccgccctgtccccacagcgggaagcggcgcggggagacggcgctgcgggcgcggggcgggggtccgggtggcggcggaggtcaggcaacaggataaacgcctctctgaagcgaggggggggggggggggggggggggggggggggcgctctcgccgccatctttagtgtggtcgttccggtcctggcggcgccatctttactgtgggctggcggacttccgggccggggccgccatctttagtgtggtcgttccggtcctggcggcgccatctttactgtgggctggcggacttccgggccggggccgccatctttagtgtggtcgttccggtcctggcggcgccatctttactgtgggcttggcggacttcctcgccggggcttggaggacttccggtcgctctctacttccggtgaccgagtttacccaaattagcgtccctcctcgctaatttctgcgctttcaccccaaaaaatcttcatgttattccccccacacgcaccccgggagagacgggagaccgccagtcccgccctgccgccggaaccggcccttaactcgagcagggagcgctgcaccggcaccagagccaccgcgcatgcgtcgccgttccctctcctggctgccctcagttaccacgtgatcgccggcgtcttgccaacgactgcgcacgcgccggcgtcgccaccttggctccccccttccaccccgccgcccgaccgcccggcttcgctttcttactgcggctccccctccgctttttcggctccctggggttccctcacccacattttggggtccccttctcacattcgaggggtgatgaccccgcaatttacggttcgggggggggggggaggagaggaaacggggtgcccaagaaggggttgttttttttttttttttctcttttatttcattttcattttatttcctttttagtttttttgccttttttttttttaattttcttttctattttatatttccttttttatttcggttattttttattccctttatttttcatttgctctcccggtgctccccagtaacacccagtgctccccaacaaccctcagtaacacccagtgctccccagtgcaccccagtaacacccagtgctcctcaacaacccccagtaacacccagtgctccccaggaaacacccagtgctccccaacaacccccagtaacacccagtgctccccaaaaattgaccccaaaccgacccaaatcaccccaaaagctgacccaaaactgaccccaaaacctgacccaaatcttcccaaaagctgacccaaaactgaccccaatcaccccaaaagctgacccaaaagtgacccaaatcaccccaaacaatgaccccaaactgaccccaaaaactgactcaaatcatcccaaaaactgacccaaaactctgcatttatttggcatcatttcctctcaaaaacaacacctccgatttagttgattgctaaagccatcattttaaaatcatctcaggaatcaaaagggactggaaaacacacacaaatcattcctgcacccaccaaatcattaggaattggaacccgattccctcatctctctccttgttcttcttgcctggaaaacctgatgatgcccgctggctatttttaggctgcttttcttccacagctcctttctcccggctgaaacctcctggcacattcagggcttatctggagggaagcccctctgaagtatttcctctcgtggcaattctgtgggatgaagaagtaaaaaaagcacgtcaagagctccttctacccccttccttcgcaaacaccctcccagtttgtccttggcagctccatccccccggcacccgcacccgacgcttcggctccgctgggaaagggacagcaagtgcacaagcaagttcagtgctgggcaggggctccctggggaacggcacttcagtgctttagtccgtggcctttcctgctgccctccctcctggaggcagaggatgacccggcccttgtttctcccacgctcgcagacccaggtcctgctcctttggccccacttttcttagcagacccggcatcatttcccagggtccccaggaaacttctgcacttgacccattgctaagtgcagagcacagggcaagggaaggacataTTTctcggcacccaccccctggaattttccttctctgcagcacgctcccgttcccgctgtctctggaggtgcccgcacgagtcctccttctcccagcacctcagagaatgtccttttcacccaggtcctgcttaccgtcgtccaacaaaacacgctgacaacatttttcaggatgccagtggagagatattagagcacactgcacagggaaactgagcctgccccatccctgcaagtgttccaggccaggctggacgggactgggagcatccaaccggggacagtggaaggtgtccctgcccacggaagacaggctggcttttgaaggtccccttcaaaccaaatcgctctgggat
The sequence above is drawn from the Pseudopipra pipra isolate bDixPip1 unplaced genomic scaffold, bDixPip1.hap1 HAP1_SCAFFOLD_485, whole genome shotgun sequence genome and encodes:
- the LOC135408463 gene encoding uncharacterized protein LOC135408463 isoform X2; translation: MAARAPPPPPPPPPPPRFREAFILLPDLRRHPDPRPAPAAPSPRAASRCGDRAGRSAAPGAGGRFVGGGRHRRAQPPSRHRPPPRSRSRSRSRSRPRPARSRRGLEMLSGLRRRLPPLEATHGGRCDGDRPRGDEAYGKKDQRPRGSLFPFGRRGCAGRLWQD
- the LOC135408463 gene encoding uncharacterized protein LOC135408463 isoform X1, with amino-acid sequence MAARAPPPPPPPPPPPRFREAFILLPDLRRHPDPRPAPAAPSPRAASRCGDRAGRSAAPGAGGRFVGGGRHRRAQPPSRHRPPPRSRSRSRSRSRPRPARSRRGLEMLSGLRRRLPPLEATHGGRCDGDRPRGDEAYGKKDQRPRGMFFLIPRGKRRCQRQEPS